A genomic segment from Actinomadura hallensis encodes:
- the dapB gene encoding 4-hydroxy-tetrahydrodipicolinate reductase codes for MIKVGVLGARGRMGSEVCRAVRSADDMELVAAVDQGDSFEALTAAEVVVDFTHPGVVMDNIKWCVERGLHVVVGTSGFDPSRVDTVRSWLTDDSAGNVLIAPNFGIGAVLMMHFAQKAAPFFESVEIIETHHPKKVDAPSGTAYRTAELVAAARAEAGAAPSPDATTTEVEGARGADVDGVRVHAVRLSGAIAHQEVVLGGHGEIFTIRHDAMDRESFMPGVLLAVRKVPELDRLTIGIETLLGL; via the coding sequence GTGATCAAAGTCGGGGTGCTGGGGGCACGGGGCCGCATGGGCTCCGAGGTGTGCCGCGCGGTGCGGTCGGCGGACGACATGGAGCTCGTCGCCGCCGTCGACCAGGGCGACTCGTTCGAGGCGCTGACCGCCGCGGAGGTCGTCGTCGACTTCACCCACCCCGGCGTCGTGATGGACAACATCAAGTGGTGCGTCGAGCGCGGCCTGCACGTCGTGGTCGGCACCTCCGGCTTCGACCCGTCCCGCGTCGACACGGTCCGCTCCTGGCTGACCGACGACTCGGCGGGCAACGTCCTCATCGCCCCCAACTTCGGCATCGGCGCGGTGCTGATGATGCACTTCGCGCAGAAGGCGGCGCCGTTCTTCGAGTCCGTCGAGATCATCGAGACGCACCACCCGAAGAAGGTGGACGCGCCGTCCGGCACCGCCTACCGCACCGCCGAACTGGTCGCCGCCGCGCGCGCCGAGGCGGGCGCGGCCCCGTCGCCGGACGCCACCACGACCGAGGTGGAGGGCGCCCGCGGCGCCGACGTGGACGGGGTCCGCGTGCACGCCGTCCGCCTCTCCGGCGCCATCGCGCACCAGGAGGTCGTCCTCGGCGGGCATGGCGAGATCTTCACGATCCGGCACGACGCGATGGACCGCGAGTCGTTCATGCCGGGCGTGCTCCTGGCCGTCCGCAAGGTACCGGAGCTCGACCGGCTGACCATCGGCATCGAGACCCTCCTCGGCCTGTGA
- a CDS encoding phage holin family protein, which produces MKILIRLVISAVALWVAEMLLDGIELTAGTTTERVLTLLAVAAIFGVVNAVLKPIIKVLGCAFYILTLGLFALVVNAALLVLTSWLAGELDLPFHVEWFWPAFWGAIIIGVVSWLLNLFVSDDD; this is translated from the coding sequence ATGAAGATCCTTATCAGGCTCGTCATTTCGGCGGTCGCCCTGTGGGTGGCCGAGATGCTCCTGGACGGCATCGAGCTGACCGCCGGGACCACCACCGAGCGGGTGCTGACGCTGCTCGCGGTCGCCGCCATCTTCGGCGTCGTCAACGCCGTGCTCAAGCCGATCATCAAGGTGCTGGGGTGCGCGTTCTACATCCTGACCCTCGGACTGTTCGCCCTGGTGGTGAACGCGGCGCTGCTCGTCCTGACGAGCTGGCTGGCCGGGGAACTCGACCTGCCGTTCCACGTCGAGTGGTTCTGGCCCGCGTTCTGGGGCGCGATCATCATCGGCGTCGTCAGCTGGCTGCTCAACCTGTTCGTCTCGGACGACGACTAG
- the modA gene encoding molybdate ABC transporter substrate-binding protein, translated as MPDSPRRRRLRASTALLVLLPALGAGCGGSPGPETLTVLATPSLKEVFGELGTAYGHVNPKVRLRFEFGALHEMAGRLSGQGPGDVLVTADTASMEEAADHLAGRPRIIARSALTIAVAPGNPHRVRGLADLTRPRLRVVVGAESVPEGRYTRQVFAKAGLTVRSSAKVISARAVLSRVRAGQADAGVVFVTDLRPAGIAVSSVPIPAAQNVTGAFPAAAVRGRDHEEAAHAFISWLTGPAAQRVFHKHGFTAPEPDH; from the coding sequence ATGCCCGATTCCCCCCGTCGGCGGCGTCTTCGCGCGTCCACCGCGCTCCTCGTCCTCCTTCCCGCCCTCGGCGCGGGCTGCGGCGGCTCCCCGGGGCCGGAGACCCTCACCGTCCTCGCGACCCCGTCGCTGAAGGAGGTGTTCGGCGAGCTCGGCACGGCCTACGGGCACGTGAACCCCAAGGTCAGGCTGAGGTTCGAGTTCGGCGCCCTGCACGAGATGGCCGGCCGGCTGTCCGGCCAGGGCCCCGGCGACGTCCTCGTGACCGCCGACACCGCGAGCATGGAGGAGGCCGCCGACCATCTGGCGGGACGCCCCCGGATCATCGCCCGCAGCGCGCTCACCATCGCGGTGGCCCCCGGCAACCCCCACCGCGTCCGCGGGCTGGCCGACCTCACGAGACCGCGCCTGCGCGTGGTGGTCGGCGCCGAGAGCGTCCCGGAGGGCCGCTACACCCGCCAGGTCTTCGCTAAGGCGGGCCTGACCGTCCGGTCGAGCGCCAAGGTGATCAGCGCGCGGGCCGTCCTCAGCCGGGTGCGGGCCGGCCAGGCGGACGCCGGCGTCGTCTTCGTCACCGACCTGCGCCCGGCGGGGATCGCCGTGAGCAGCGTCCCGATCCCGGCCGCCCAGAACGTGACCGGCGCGTTCCCCGCCGCCGCCGTGCGCGGCCGCGACCACGAGGAGGCCGCTCACGCCTTCATCTCCTGGCTGACCGGCCCCGCCGCCCAGCGCGTCTTCCACAAGCACGGCTTCACCGCCCCCGAGCCCGATCACTAG
- a CDS encoding MFS transporter, with the protein MPESTALTTPAPAAPPAAPAGRRRWTGMVVISLGVSLIVVDATIVGVLLPRIITDLGLTTADAEWVTSVYALVFAALLIPFGRAGDLFGRRRMFVTGMAVFTAASVAAALAGGGSALIGARALQGVGASMILPATLSTVNAVFTGRERAIAFGIWGSVISGMAALGPLAGGALATVGGWRWAFGVNLPLGAALIAAALVLMPETRAAGRASLLRDVDWPGGALSALGLGALVFGVIEGQTYGWWTATRPFELAGLRWPEGGLSPVPVVLALAALLLAALIAVERSRAAAGRAVMLDMELFRIANFRRGNLASALINVGELGLLFVLPLFLLGVHGTSPLHISVAILPLAAGAFLSGGLAGKLANAYGAHRVVQAGMAMEVAAVVALALTVSATTGGLGLAPWMLLYGVGLGLTSAQLTNVSLADVPPERSGQASGIQSTARQVGAALGIAAIGTVFATGLGHAMTDRLSASSALPPERQAAIAAGLRDSAGTFGRDLHADPALAAEARAADESLAAAVRHASLTTAAILALGLAVSLRLRPGQGHREAGHREESKR; encoded by the coding sequence GTGCCCGAATCCACCGCTCTGACGACGCCCGCCCCCGCGGCGCCTCCCGCCGCGCCCGCGGGCCGCCGCCGCTGGACGGGCATGGTCGTCATCAGCCTCGGCGTCTCCCTCATCGTCGTGGACGCCACCATCGTCGGCGTCCTCCTGCCCAGGATCATCACCGACCTGGGGCTGACGACGGCGGACGCCGAGTGGGTCACCTCCGTGTACGCGCTGGTGTTCGCCGCGCTGCTGATCCCGTTCGGCCGGGCCGGGGACCTGTTCGGCCGGCGCAGGATGTTCGTGACCGGGATGGCGGTGTTCACCGCGGCGAGCGTCGCCGCCGCGCTCGCCGGCGGCGGCTCGGCGCTCATCGGCGCGCGGGCCCTGCAGGGCGTCGGCGCCTCGATGATCCTGCCGGCGACGCTGTCGACGGTGAACGCGGTGTTCACCGGCCGGGAACGCGCCATCGCCTTCGGGATCTGGGGGTCGGTGATCAGCGGCATGGCCGCGCTCGGGCCGCTCGCCGGCGGGGCGCTCGCCACCGTGGGCGGCTGGCGCTGGGCGTTCGGCGTCAACCTGCCGCTGGGCGCCGCGCTGATCGCCGCGGCCCTCGTCCTGATGCCCGAGACCCGGGCGGCGGGCAGGGCGAGCCTGCTGCGCGACGTGGACTGGCCCGGCGGCGCGCTGTCCGCGCTCGGGCTCGGCGCGCTCGTGTTCGGCGTCATCGAGGGCCAGACCTACGGCTGGTGGACCGCGACCCGCCCGTTCGAACTGGCCGGGCTGCGCTGGCCGGAGGGCGGGCTGTCGCCGGTGCCGGTCGTCCTGGCGCTCGCGGCCCTGCTCCTCGCGGCGCTGATCGCCGTCGAGCGGTCCCGGGCCGCCGCAGGACGCGCGGTCATGCTCGACATGGAGCTGTTCCGGATCGCGAACTTCCGCCGCGGGAACCTCGCGTCCGCCCTCATCAACGTCGGGGAGCTCGGGCTCCTGTTCGTCCTGCCGCTGTTCCTGCTGGGCGTGCACGGCACGAGCCCCCTCCACATCAGCGTGGCGATCCTGCCGCTCGCCGCGGGCGCCTTCCTCTCCGGCGGCCTCGCGGGCAAGCTCGCCAACGCGTACGGCGCGCACCGCGTCGTGCAGGCGGGGATGGCGATGGAGGTCGCCGCGGTCGTCGCGCTCGCCCTCACGGTGTCGGCGACCACCGGCGGGCTCGGGCTCGCGCCGTGGATGCTGCTGTACGGCGTCGGGCTCGGCCTGACGTCGGCCCAGCTCACCAACGTGTCGCTCGCGGACGTCCCGCCGGAGCGGTCGGGGCAGGCGTCCGGCATCCAGTCCACCGCGCGGCAGGTCGGCGCCGCCCTCGGCATCGCCGCCATCGGGACGGTGTTCGCGACCGGCCTCGGGCACGCGATGACCGACCGGCTGTCCGCCTCCTCCGCGCTGCCCCCGGAACGGCAGGCCGCCATCGCCGCCGGCCTGCGCGACAGCGCCGGGACGTTCGGCCGCGACCTGCACGCCGACCCGGCGCTGGCCGCCGAGGCCCGCGCGGCGGACGAGAGCCTCGCCGCCGCCGTCCGGCACGCCTCGCTCACCACCGCGGCGATCCTCGCGCTCGGTCTCGCCGTGTCGCTGCGGCTCAGGCCGGGCCAGGGTCACCGGGAGGCGGGGCATCGGGAAGAATCGAAGCGCTAG
- a CDS encoding CGNR zinc finger domain-containing protein, which yields MTGAHDDPALLLRDFVNTYDVEPGTDHVSTPELLAEWLAGRGLVSAGTTATGDDLATATALREGLREAMAAHHSPRDADLPDELEDALAALPLRVTFTGGAPRLVPLDPPATAAGGLARLAAAIPASAAAGTWPRLKVCKEGTCRWAFLDTSKNRSRAWCSMSVCGNRTKTRAYRARRRPPAG from the coding sequence ATGACCGGCGCCCACGACGACCCCGCGCTGCTGCTCAGGGACTTCGTCAACACCTACGACGTCGAGCCCGGCACGGACCACGTCTCCACTCCCGAGCTGCTCGCCGAGTGGCTGGCCGGGCGCGGGCTCGTCTCCGCCGGGACCACGGCCACCGGCGACGACCTGGCCACGGCCACCGCCCTGCGCGAGGGCCTCCGCGAGGCCATGGCCGCCCATCACTCCCCCCGCGACGCCGACCTCCCCGACGAGCTGGAGGACGCCCTGGCCGCGCTCCCCCTGCGGGTCACGTTCACCGGCGGCGCGCCCCGGCTGGTCCCGCTCGACCCGCCCGCGACCGCCGCGGGCGGCCTGGCCCGCCTCGCCGCCGCGATCCCCGCGTCCGCCGCCGCCGGGACATGGCCGCGGCTCAAGGTCTGCAAGGAGGGCACCTGCCGCTGGGCGTTCCTGGACACCTCCAAGAACCGGTCCCGCGCCTGGTGCTCCATGAGCGTCTGCGGCAACCGCACCAAGACCCGCGCCTACCGGGCGCGGCGAAGGCCCCCGGCGGGCTGA
- a CDS encoding GNAT family N-acetyltransferase — MADAGVRPARRGDAAAVADIQVRAWRHGYRDLLPEGVLDRVTGPEAAEAWRERWRQAATDPPSPRHRLLVAVASDLVVGFAAHAPAEDPDLDPAATAELITLLVDPVHARAGHGSRLLAATADILREDGFRTLVTWTFEDDEVTRTFLGSAGWAPDGTARTLDMGEPIRQIRLHTDISDR, encoded by the coding sequence ATGGCCGATGCCGGAGTGCGGCCCGCGCGGCGCGGGGACGCCGCCGCGGTCGCCGACATCCAGGTCCGGGCCTGGCGGCACGGCTACCGCGACCTGCTGCCCGAGGGCGTCCTCGACCGGGTGACCGGGCCCGAGGCGGCCGAGGCGTGGCGGGAGCGGTGGCGGCAGGCGGCGACGGACCCGCCGAGCCCGCGGCACCGGCTGCTGGTCGCCGTCGCCTCCGACCTCGTCGTCGGGTTCGCCGCGCACGCGCCCGCCGAGGACCCCGACCTCGACCCCGCCGCCACGGCCGAGCTGATCACGCTGCTCGTCGACCCGGTGCACGCCCGCGCCGGGCACGGCAGCCGGCTGCTCGCCGCCACCGCCGACATCCTGCGCGAGGACGGGTTCCGCACCCTGGTCACCTGGACCTTCGAGGACGACGAGGTGACGCGCACGTTCCTCGGCTCCGCCGGATGGGCGCCCGACGGGACGGCCAGGACCCTCGACATGGGCGAGCCGATCCGGCAGATCCGGCTCCACACCGACATCAGCGATCGTTAG
- a CDS encoding uracil-DNA glycosylase: protein MSLDLMEMLPGDWRRRLEPLLDPLATAALGAFVAGEYETQTVYPPREDLFGAFRHCSYDDARVLILGQDPYHGPGQAHGLSFSVREGVRLPPSLRNIYKELAADLGVPVATSGDLTRWADQGVLLLNAVLTVRAGEAGSHAGKGWEDFTDAAIRALNDKSDRVVFVLWGAYARKKARLVTGAHHTVIESAHPSPLSAKKFFGTRPFSAVNKALVDAGLPEIAWGPQTTGN, encoded by the coding sequence ATGTCCCTCGACCTGATGGAGATGCTGCCCGGCGACTGGCGGCGGCGGCTCGAACCGCTGCTCGACCCGCTCGCCACCGCCGCGCTGGGCGCGTTCGTCGCGGGGGAGTACGAGACGCAGACGGTGTACCCGCCGCGGGAGGACCTCTTCGGCGCGTTCCGGCACTGCTCGTACGACGACGCGCGCGTCCTGATCCTCGGCCAGGACCCGTACCACGGCCCCGGCCAGGCGCACGGCCTCAGCTTCAGCGTCCGTGAGGGGGTGCGGCTCCCGCCGTCGCTCCGCAACATCTACAAGGAACTCGCCGCCGACCTCGGCGTCCCGGTCGCGACGTCCGGCGACCTGACCCGGTGGGCCGACCAGGGCGTCCTGCTGCTGAACGCGGTGCTGACCGTCCGCGCCGGGGAGGCGGGGTCGCACGCCGGCAAGGGCTGGGAGGACTTCACCGACGCCGCCATCCGCGCGCTGAACGACAAGTCCGACCGCGTGGTGTTCGTCCTCTGGGGCGCCTACGCGCGCAAGAAGGCGCGGCTCGTCACGGGGGCGCACCACACGGTGATCGAGTCGGCGCATCCGAGCCCGCTCAGCGCCAAGAAGTTCTTCGGCACGCGCCCGTTCAGCGCCGTGAACAAGGCCCTGGTGGACGCGGGCCTTCCCGAGATCGCCTGGGGTCCGCAGACGACGGGGAACTGA
- a CDS encoding SCO6745 family protein, giving the protein MDAKLAGDMWKAIEPLHAVTYFSEECRTANKEAGLKGYWMGYFASRGAPLGAVSAGTIEATFFGFHPARVRRAIPDAWGFASPERILAVRGAAAARALRRAFPGIEDVAAETAPRLHEAVMAADGAGRALFAANRDLPVPDDPVEALWQAATALREHRGDGHVAVLTAEGLDGVEANVLAAAVGSGTAQWLRESRGWSQEEWDAAVAALTERGLLANGDPTEEGRALKARIEQRTDELAAPPYDVLESPRSVYEALVPAARAVSKELPFPNPIGVPPVESS; this is encoded by the coding sequence ATGGATGCGAAGCTCGCGGGCGACATGTGGAAGGCCATCGAGCCGCTGCACGCGGTGACCTACTTCTCGGAGGAGTGCCGAACGGCCAACAAAGAGGCCGGCCTCAAGGGCTACTGGATGGGCTACTTCGCCAGCCGCGGCGCGCCGCTCGGGGCGGTGTCGGCCGGGACGATCGAGGCGACGTTCTTCGGCTTCCACCCGGCGCGGGTGCGGCGCGCGATCCCCGACGCGTGGGGCTTCGCGTCCCCGGAGCGCATCCTGGCGGTGCGCGGCGCGGCCGCCGCGCGGGCGCTGCGCCGGGCGTTCCCCGGGATCGAGGACGTGGCGGCGGAGACGGCGCCGCGGCTCCACGAGGCCGTCATGGCGGCGGACGGCGCCGGCCGCGCCCTGTTCGCCGCCAACCGGGACCTCCCCGTCCCGGACGACCCGGTCGAGGCCCTGTGGCAGGCGGCGACCGCCCTGCGGGAGCACCGCGGGGACGGCCACGTCGCCGTCCTCACCGCGGAGGGCCTGGACGGCGTCGAAGCGAACGTCCTGGCCGCCGCCGTCGGCTCGGGAACGGCGCAGTGGCTGCGGGAGAGCCGCGGATGGTCGCAGGAGGAGTGGGACGCCGCGGTCGCCGCCCTGACCGAACGCGGCCTGCTGGCGAACGGTGATCCCACCGAGGAGGGCCGGGCGCTCAAAGCCCGCATCGAGCAGCGCACCGACGAGCTGGCGGCTCCTCCCTACGACGTCCTGGAGAGCCCGAGGTCCGTCTATGAGGCCCTCGTTCCGGCGGCGAGGGCCGTGTCCAAGGAGCTTCCCTTCCCGAACCCCATCGGCGTCCCTCCGGTGGAATCCTCCTAG
- a CDS encoding 1,4-dihydroxy-2-naphthoate polyprenyltransferase, with protein MATLSQWVAGSRPRTLPASLVPVAVGTGVAAGEGHAVWWRALLAGLVALALQVGVNYSNDYSDGIRGTDEDRVGPLRLVGSKAAPPRQVLAAALGCFLVAGIAGLVLAAVTTWWLLLVGAAAILAAWFYTGGGTPYGYRALGEVSVFVFFGLVAVVGTVYVQAEALPWEAWAAAVPIGLLACGLLVANNLRDIPTDREAGKRTLAVVLGDHRTRLLYAACLALPFMVVLALAAPHPWVLITLLAAPLSLPPTEKVLRGATGPDLIPVLGETGRLQVAYGVLLAIGLAL; from the coding sequence GTGGCCACGCTCTCCCAATGGGTCGCCGGATCCCGGCCCCGCACGCTGCCCGCGTCGCTCGTCCCCGTCGCCGTCGGCACCGGCGTCGCCGCCGGTGAGGGTCACGCCGTCTGGTGGCGCGCCCTGCTGGCGGGGCTCGTCGCCCTCGCCCTGCAGGTCGGCGTCAACTACTCCAACGACTACAGCGACGGGATCCGCGGCACCGACGAGGACCGCGTCGGGCCGCTGCGGCTCGTCGGGTCGAAGGCGGCGCCGCCCCGGCAGGTCCTCGCGGCCGCGCTCGGATGCTTCCTCGTCGCCGGTATCGCCGGCCTCGTGCTCGCCGCCGTGACGACCTGGTGGCTGCTGCTGGTCGGGGCGGCCGCCATCCTCGCGGCCTGGTTCTACACCGGCGGCGGGACCCCGTACGGCTACCGCGCCCTCGGCGAGGTGTCGGTGTTCGTCTTCTTCGGCCTCGTCGCCGTCGTCGGGACGGTGTACGTGCAGGCCGAGGCGCTGCCGTGGGAGGCGTGGGCGGCGGCGGTGCCGATCGGGCTGCTGGCCTGCGGGCTGCTCGTCGCCAACAACCTGCGCGACATCCCCACCGACCGCGAGGCGGGCAAGCGGACCCTCGCCGTGGTCCTCGGCGACCACCGGACCCGCCTGCTGTACGCGGCGTGCCTCGCGCTGCCGTTCATGGTCGTCCTGGCGCTGGCGGCCCCGCACCCGTGGGTGCTGATCACGCTTCTGGCGGCGCCGCTGTCGCTGCCGCCCACGGAGAAGGTGCTGAGGGGCGCGACGGGCCCCGACCTGATCCCCGTGCTGGGCGAGACCGGCCGGCTCCAGGTCGCCTACGGAGTCCTGCTGGCGATCGGCCTGGCGCTCTGA
- a CDS encoding VOC family protein — MSRADSGTGGVQREVREGIVPKVTNLVIDCADLEVMAAFWGGLLGMKATDVSEDWLDLEPLGGNGPCLSFQRVPEGKTKKNRIHLDLGVPDVEAAGKRAESLGATPASPPMGDPSAPFRVWRDPEGNEFCLCTQT; from the coding sequence ATGAGCCGCGCGGATTCCGGGACGGGCGGTGTCCAGCGCGAAGTCAGGGAAGGCATCGTCCCCAAGGTGACCAACCTCGTCATCGACTGCGCCGACCTGGAGGTCATGGCGGCCTTCTGGGGCGGGCTGCTCGGGATGAAGGCGACGGACGTGAGCGAGGACTGGCTCGACCTCGAGCCGCTCGGCGGGAACGGCCCGTGCCTGTCGTTCCAGCGCGTCCCCGAGGGCAAGACCAAGAAGAACCGGATCCACCTGGATCTCGGCGTGCCCGACGTGGAGGCCGCGGGGAAACGCGCCGAGAGCCTGGGGGCGACCCCGGCGTCCCCGCCGATGGGCGACCCCTCGGCGCCCTTCCGCGTCTGGCGCGACCCCGAGGGCAACGAGTTCTGCCTCTGTACGCAAACCTGA
- a CDS encoding transglutaminase-like domain-containing protein encodes MEFAAEPWDYLAASEAIDIEHPLVQSIASELRTGDDIAYARAAFDHVRDQVAHSMDAGDSRVPWRASDVLEQRTGLCYAKSHAYVALLRAGGIQAGLCYQESSGILHGLTAALIDDRWVYLDPRGNKPGIDVRFSPSENCLAFPGDPVRPTVYAAPPEPVLEALKAMSRPAAIPADVS; translated from the coding sequence ATGGAGTTCGCCGCCGAACCCTGGGACTACCTCGCCGCGTCCGAGGCGATCGACATCGAGCACCCGCTCGTCCAGTCGATCGCCTCGGAGCTGCGCACCGGCGACGACATCGCCTACGCGCGCGCGGCCTTCGACCACGTCCGCGACCAGGTGGCCCACTCCATGGACGCCGGTGACTCCCGCGTGCCCTGGCGGGCCTCCGACGTCCTCGAGCAGCGCACCGGCCTCTGCTACGCCAAGTCCCACGCCTATGTCGCCCTGCTGCGCGCGGGCGGCATCCAGGCGGGCCTGTGCTACCAGGAGTCCTCGGGCATCCTGCACGGCCTGACCGCCGCTCTGATCGACGACCGCTGGGTCTACCTCGACCCGCGCGGCAACAAGCCGGGCATCGACGTCCGGTTCTCGCCGTCGGAGAACTGTCTCGCCTTCCCCGGCGACCCGGTCCGCCCGACCGTGTACGCGGCCCCGCCCGAGCCGGTCCTGGAGGCGCTGAAGGCCATGTCCAGGCCGGCCGCCATTCCCGCGGACGTCTCCTGA
- a CDS encoding FMN-dependent NADH-azoreductase: MSRLLHISASPRGAESESLAIAATFADAYRETHGDVVDHFDLWDGSLPAFGPAGVGAKMTVFAGGEPAGPQAAAWRAARRVFDRFDSYDRYLFSVPMWNSGVPYVLKQFIDVVSQPGWVFSFDPERGYTGLLRGKKAAVVYTSAVYGDGRPPAFGSDHQAPFLEGWLRWTGITDVRTIEFRPNLATADAETGRRAAHAEARELGKRF, encoded by the coding sequence ATGTCCCGGCTGCTGCACATCTCCGCGTCCCCCCGGGGCGCCGAGTCGGAGTCCCTGGCGATCGCCGCGACCTTCGCCGACGCCTACCGCGAGACCCACGGCGACGTCGTCGACCACTTCGACCTGTGGGACGGAAGCCTCCCCGCGTTCGGCCCCGCCGGGGTCGGCGCGAAGATGACCGTCTTCGCCGGCGGTGAGCCCGCCGGGCCCCAGGCCGCCGCGTGGCGGGCCGCCCGGCGGGTCTTCGACCGCTTCGACTCCTACGACCGCTACCTGTTCAGCGTCCCGATGTGGAACTCCGGCGTCCCGTACGTCCTCAAGCAGTTCATCGACGTCGTGTCCCAGCCCGGCTGGGTGTTCTCCTTCGATCCCGAACGCGGGTACACGGGTCTCCTGCGCGGCAAGAAGGCCGCCGTCGTCTACACCAGCGCCGTGTACGGGGACGGCCGCCCGCCGGCGTTCGGGTCCGACCACCAGGCCCCGTTCCTGGAGGGCTGGCTGCGCTGGACCGGGATCACCGACGTCCGCACCATCGAGTTCCGCCCGAACCTCGCCACCGCCGACGCCGAGACCGGACGCCGCGCGGCGCACGCCGAGGCGCGGGAACTGGGCAAGCGCTTCTGA
- a CDS encoding sigma-70 family RNA polymerase sigma factor yields MDERDFLAERFEEHRTQLKAVAYRMLGSLAEADDAVQEAWLRLSRTGGDGIDNLGAWLTTVVGRVCLDMLRSRTSRRESPFEERLPDPVVGPATGPDPEHEALIADSVGLALMVVLQSLTPAERLAFVLHDTFGVPFDDIARIVGRSPAATRQLASRARRRVRGTAPDPERDPVRQRQVVEAFQAAARDGDFEALVSLLDPDVVLRIDPGAAAGLTEIRGAEKVAGQALRFRQASGETRPALVNGTAGLVGVQNGRPRSVLCFTVADGRITGIDILSDPARLPSLDLTVLG; encoded by the coding sequence ATGGACGAGCGCGACTTTCTGGCCGAGCGGTTCGAAGAGCACCGCACGCAGCTGAAGGCGGTCGCGTACCGGATGCTGGGGTCGCTCGCCGAGGCCGACGACGCCGTGCAGGAGGCGTGGCTGCGGCTCAGCCGCACCGGCGGCGACGGGATCGACAACCTCGGCGCCTGGCTGACGACGGTGGTGGGGCGCGTGTGCCTGGACATGCTGCGCTCGCGGACGTCGCGGCGGGAGTCGCCGTTCGAGGAGCGCCTCCCCGACCCCGTCGTGGGCCCGGCCACCGGCCCCGACCCCGAGCACGAGGCGCTTATCGCGGACTCGGTCGGCTTGGCGCTGATGGTCGTGCTCCAGTCCCTCACCCCCGCCGAGCGGCTGGCGTTCGTCTTGCACGACACGTTCGGGGTCCCGTTCGACGACATCGCGCGGATCGTGGGGCGGTCCCCCGCGGCGACCCGCCAGCTGGCCAGCCGCGCGCGCCGCCGGGTGCGCGGGACCGCGCCCGATCCCGAACGCGACCCCGTCCGCCAGCGGCAGGTCGTCGAGGCGTTCCAGGCCGCGGCCCGCGACGGGGACTTCGAGGCGCTCGTGTCCCTCCTCGACCCGGACGTGGTCCTGCGCATCGACCCCGGCGCGGCGGCCGGCCTGACCGAGATCCGCGGCGCGGAGAAGGTGGCCGGTCAGGCGCTCAGGTTCCGGCAGGCGAGCGGCGAGACGCGCCCGGCGCTGGTCAACGGGACGGCCGGGCTGGTCGGCGTCCAGAACGGCCGCCCGAGGTCCGTGCTGTGCTTCACCGTCGCGGACGGCAGGATCACCGGGATCGACATCCTCTCCGACCCGGCCCGCTTGCCCAGCCTGGACCTGACGGTCCTCGGCTGA
- the dapA gene encoding 4-hydroxy-tetrahydrodipicolinate synthase: protein MAPSTSPDAPFGRMLTAMVTPFLPDGGVDYDGAARLATHLVDERRHDGLVVNGTTGESPTTSDEEKSKLLRAVIEAVGDRAVIVAGAGTNHTEHTLKLARQAEAAGAHGLLVVTPYYNKPPQEGLVRHFTAVADATGLPAMLYDIPGRAGVPIENDTLIKLAEHPRIVAVKDAKGDLFGASRVMAETDLVWYSGDDNLNLPWLSVGAAGFVSVVGHVVGTELHEMIDAYRAGDHGRALEIHRRILPVVTAIMTRTQGAIAVKAALNLLGLPGGGPLRAPLVEATPEFVARLREDLTIGGVKVPEATIPEVAR from the coding sequence ATGGCACCCAGCACATCACCTGACGCTCCGTTCGGACGGATGCTGACCGCCATGGTCACCCCGTTCCTGCCCGACGGCGGCGTCGACTACGACGGCGCCGCGCGCCTCGCGACCCACCTGGTCGACGAGCGGCGCCACGACGGCCTGGTCGTCAACGGGACGACCGGCGAGTCGCCGACGACGAGCGACGAAGAGAAGAGCAAGCTTCTGCGCGCGGTCATCGAGGCGGTCGGCGACCGCGCCGTGATCGTCGCCGGTGCCGGAACCAACCACACGGAGCACACCCTGAAACTCGCGCGGCAGGCCGAGGCCGCCGGCGCGCACGGCCTGCTCGTGGTGACGCCGTACTACAACAAGCCCCCGCAGGAGGGCCTCGTCCGCCACTTCACGGCCGTCGCCGACGCGACCGGCCTGCCCGCCATGCTCTACGACATCCCCGGGCGCGCGGGGGTGCCGATCGAGAACGACACGCTGATCAAGCTCGCCGAGCATCCGCGGATCGTCGCCGTCAAGGACGCCAAGGGCGACCTGTTCGGCGCGTCCAGGGTGATGGCCGAGACCGACCTGGTCTGGTACTCCGGCGACGACAACCTCAATCTGCCGTGGCTGTCGGTCGGGGCGGCGGGGTTCGTCAGCGTCGTCGGCCATGTCGTGGGTACCGAGCTCCATGAGATGATCGACGCGTACCGCGCCGGTGACCATGGGCGCGCGCTGGAGATCCACCGGCGGATCCTGCCCGTGGTGACCGCGATCATGACCCGTACGCAGGGCGCCATCGCCGTCAAGGCAGCGCTGAACCTGCTCGGCCTTCCCGGAGGCGGACCGCTCCGCGCGCCGCTGGTCGAGGCCACGCCGGAGTTCGTGGCGCGACTGCGTGAAGACCTCACGATTGGGGGAGTCAAAGTGCCGGAGGCAACCATCCCGGAGGTCGCCCGGTGA